In Fusarium oxysporum Fo47 chromosome XII, complete sequence, one DNA window encodes the following:
- a CDS encoding uncharacterized protein (of unknown function-domain containing protein) has product MVSHGAQYHHYIPRFILKQFAHTNIETKGQFRLGEVGKTCGAQNLYYNVDDNDPMRIEHLFSKLESKTSSIFAKIRTAVTEGLEHIDILEKDIHILFKFINLSLRRSKQYRDELNNPYRENDFMFQHLFETSRKSGRSGEPGQFWLEHLLYLLKTDHEDLLTDAARTDNMGPEDTYKHFIESYALQIWKAADGYEFFLNERLVDFEGDTQSFLGAEVKETRTQLIWMTTEDMIHLILPISPEVAVIFCNESRCWESPIADSMHRLKEPYPQNSLLVKAPHKDITNVYVPSRKRGRKSWPETMAWRVNIGTLTQPHHRIIASYSLSHAQSVIIVRSRARFERARRELEMFNKERVEWWQSIGIRSGYRDGRRQCREGVTHPIKDQMDRIVVEHMTAFDEVVNIINTTHEELQRTKENGLKSWLAFRTSEAIMTSSSRSDDKSSSFRIMHPALKAAFEAAYPPKHPAHKDLVTIDFGEFLGHAIGDEMFAKLSFEINKKIKELVHTYAFHSHSGTFGESSRPPANSLLEECMDDLNEQPSCQKDILESPSFGSVFRAAIGFDVLKWMFEERQDILATSIKQIAVPMEAMHPRVFRMRARRE; this is encoded by the exons ATGGTGTCCCACGGAGCTCAATACCACCACTACATCCCTCGCTTTATCCTAAAGCAATTTGCACATACAAACATCGAAACAAAGGG ACAGTTTCGCCTCGGAGAAGTCGGCAAGACTTGTGGCGCACAAAATCTCTACTACAACGTGGACGACAATGATCCGATGAGAATCGAACATCTCTTCAGCAAGCTAGAGTCCAAAACTAGCTCGATTTTCGCCAAAATCAGAACTGCCGTAACCGAAGGTCTAGAGCACATCGACATCCTTGAGAAGGACATTCATATTCTCTTCAAGTTTATAAACCTTTCCCTCAGGCGCTCCAAGCAATACAGAGACGAGCTCAATAATCCTTACCGCGAGAACGACTTCATGTTTCAACACCTATTTGAAACCTCGAGGAAGAGTGGCCGATCAGGCGAGCCGGGTCAATTCTGGCTCGAGCACCTGCTCTATCTTCTGAAAACTGATCATGAGGACCTCCTCACCGATGCTGCAAGAACAGACAATATGGGGCCTGAAGACACTTACAAACACTTCATCGAGAGCTACGCTCTTCAGATCTGGAAAGCAGCCGATGGTTACGAGTTCTTCCTCAACGAAAGACTAGTCGACTTCGAAGGTGATACGCAATCCTTCCTGGGAGCAGAAGTGAAAGAAACGCGGACGCAACTGATATGGATGACTACTGAAGACATGATTCATCTAATACTTCCCATCAGCCCGGAAGTGGCTGTCATCTTTTGCAATGAGTCACGGTGCTGGGAGTCCCCTATCGCTGACAGTATGCATCGACTCAAGGAGCCGTACCCCCAGAATAGCTTGTTGGTAAAGGCACCACACAAGGATATCACCAATGTCTATGTACCAAGTAGGAAGAGAGGCAGGAAGTCCTGGCCCGAAACGATGGCGTGGCGAGTAAATATCGGCACCCTGACTCAACCTCACCATCGAATAATTGCATCCTACTCCCTTAGTCACGCTCAGTCAGTTATCATTGTCCGAAGCAGAGCACGATTTGAgagagcgagaagagaaTTGGAGATGTTTAATAAGGAGAGAGTGGAGTGGTGGCAGAGCATTGGTATTCGGTCTGGGTATCGTGATGGCAGGCGGCAATGCAGAGAAGGAGTCACACATCCTATAAAGGACCAAATGGACAGGATAGTAGTCGAACACATGACTGCGTTCGATGAGGttgtcaacatcatcaacacaaCTCACGAAGAACTACAGAGGACCAAGGAAAATGGGCTAAAGTCATGGCTAGCATTCCGCACGTCCGAGGCTATTatgacttcttcatcgaGATCGGATGACAAGTCCTCTTCTTTCCGCATCATGCACCCGGCTCTCAAAGCAGCTTTTGAAGCTGCCTATCCACCAAAACATCCGGCCCATAAGGACCTTGTTACTATTGACTTTGGGGAATTCCTCGGTCACGCCATTGGCGATGAGATGTTTGCTAAGCTGTCTTTCGAGATCAAtaagaagatcaaggaatTGGTCCACACATATGCCTTTCACTCTCACTCTGGAACCTTTGGGGAGTCCTCTCGGCCTCCTGCGAATTCTTTGCTCGAAGAATGCATGGACGATCTCAACGAACAGCCTAGTTGTCAGAAAGATATCCTTGAAAGTCCATCTTTCGGTTCGGTTTTCAGGGCAGCCATTGGTTTTGATGTCCTGAAATGGATGTTTGAAGAACGGCAAGATATCTTAGCAACTTCCATAAAGCAGATTGCGGTGCCTATGGAAGCTATGCATCCCCGAGTTTTTCGGATGCGTGCAAGGCGAGAATAG
- a CDS encoding uncharacterized protein (expressed protein): protein MSNDTVRPDECDDETNRTYSTNVHSEKLHLPSEPKDNQPSRLLVGVRDMQRSNLITSQQAVAPGVMVRSSTAGSRPSTFAAALFLSQNAKHVIAVATTATTGHTRRPRRNGFLPFLRCLPLDDTCFRRSRAPDCPSQIGASPELLSPAARRASQDAETSRGGGAKDNLRGEGELGLRDIPEEEYLACAAYAHGERCSWDHWAS from the exons ATGAGCAATGACACTGTCAGACCTGATGAATGCGATGACGAGACGAACCGTACATATTCTACGAATGTCCACTCCGAGAAACTGCATTTGCCGTCAGAACCGAAGGACAATCAGCCCTCGAGGTTGCTGGTTGGAGTTCGAGACATGCAGCGGAGTAACTTGATCACGTCTCAGCAGGCTGTCGCACCCGGAGTCATGGTCCGATCATCCACAGCTGGATCCCGCCCCAGTACGTTTGCTGcagccttgttcttgtcgcAGAATGCGAAACACGTTATTGCTGTAGCCA CTACAGCAACGACTGGGCATACACGACGTCCCCGAAGGAACGGTTTCCTCCCATTCTTACGATGTCTTCCCCTCGACGACACGTGCTTCCGGCGAAGCCGAGCGCCCGATTGTCCTAGCCAGATTGGCGCCTCTCCTGAGCTACTCAGCCCTGCCGCACGTCGCGCATCCCAAGACGCAGAAACATcgagaggaggaggagctaAAGACAATCTCCGTGGAGAAGGTGAACTGGGCCTGCGGGATATCCCCGAGGAGGAGTATCTCGCCTGCGCGGCCTATGCCCACGGAGAAAGATGTTCCTGGGACCATTGGGCAAGTTAG
- a CDS encoding uncharacterized protein (expressed protein): MLVENGTETDNIQPSAWFHGNKDSMDSIICVSKQGATQRLQYMTRDKFMQELAKPLASDHPRMRLFLCKDSPPPWEHGSLLGFNKSPADVNLRMDMRLYSDPNSYHKSLHFLLETSFPGSFNPWYLKKAEDIDSGATTISCLAIQHSKSSPGPGSQSADFLSTLQNSKIPDDGAEFLIQFLNAVETRWSRLLRRAEKHIRERIRLDKEAPSLKHYQQSNKTTSSKDFIDELQSDVSNLYQLRDIIEDHVNKARRFVEKYCFPYNEGKGKQLAWDTIDQLELRVNTRINRFEQILRDTLQFEFTRMSMAEARRSTALATSMRRLTWMTFIFLPVMLASSLFGMNVDVLKDNPDWRWFIPTAGATITLTICGWLIFEYMPALGYWIERGKGREG; this comes from the exons CGTTTGCAATACATGACTAGGGACAAGTTTATGCAAGAGCTTGCAAAGCCTCTTGCTTCTGACCACCCAAGAATGCGTCTTTT TTTATGCAAAGATTCGCCACCACCGTGGGAGCATGGAAGTTTACTTGGATTTAATAAATCCCCAGCCGACGTTAACCTTCGCATGGATATGCGACTCTATAGCGATCCTAACAGTTATCATAAGAGTCTTCATTTCCTTTTGGAAACTTCATTTCCTGGTAGCTTCAACCCGTGGTACTTGAAGAAAGCAGAAGACATAGATTCGGGGGCAACCACCATTTCATGTCTCGCAATACAACATTCGAAATCGAGCCCGGGGCCAGGATCTCAATCGGCCGATTTTCTTAGCACACTACAGAACAGCAAGATTCCTGATGATGGTGCCGAATTCCTTATTCAGTTCTTGAACGCAGTTGAGACAAGATGGAGTAGGCTTTTGAGAAGAGCTGAAAAACATATACGCGAACGG ATTCGACTCGACAAGGAAGCGCCCAGCCTCAAGCACTACCAACAATCGAACAAAACTACCTCGAGCAAAGACTTTATAGACGAGCTTCAGAGCGACGTCTCAAATTTATACCAGCTTCGTGACATTATAGAGGATCATGTCAATAAAGCTCGTAGGTTTGTTGAGAAATACTGCTTTCCATACAACGAAGGCAAGGGTAAACAGCTAGCCTGGGATACAATCGACCAGTTAGAGTTGCGAGTAAACACTAGAATTAACAGGTTTGAGCAAATACTGAGAGATACATTGCAATTT GAATTTACGCGAATGTCCATGGCAGAAGCACGCCGATCCACTGCTCTTGCGACTAGCATGAGACGTCTTACCTGGATGACT TTTATCTTTCTTCCAGTGATGTTGGCTTCC AGCCTATTCGGGATGAACGTCGATGTTTTGAAAGATAACCCTGATTGGAGGTGGTTCATTCCCACTGCGGGGGCGACAATAACCCTAACTATTTGTGGTTGGCTTATCTTTGAGTACATGCCA GCTCTTGGATATTGGATTGAAAGAGGCAAGGGAAGGGAAGGTTAA